One stretch of Pseudomonas azotoformans DNA includes these proteins:
- a CDS encoding NUDIX hydrolase — MPMTIRIAAALLIGSDGQTLLVRKRGTQAFMQPGGKIDAGEQPAQALARELHEELNLQIEPSAAQYLGQFSAPAVNEPGFTVQADLFQVHIDVAVTPAAEIEEVRWIDPMGDGGLHLAPLTRDVILPFYRELKTR; from the coding sequence ATGCCCATGACTATCCGCATCGCCGCTGCCCTCCTGATCGGCAGCGACGGCCAGACCCTGCTGGTGCGCAAGCGCGGCACCCAGGCCTTCATGCAGCCTGGCGGCAAGATCGATGCGGGCGAGCAACCTGCGCAAGCCTTGGCCCGTGAGCTTCACGAAGAACTGAACCTGCAGATTGAGCCCAGTGCCGCGCAGTACCTCGGCCAGTTCTCGGCACCGGCGGTCAACGAACCAGGCTTTACCGTACAAGCCGACCTGTTCCAGGTGCACATCGACGTCGCAGTGACGCCCGCCGCGGAAATCGAAGAAGTACGCTGGATCGATCCGATGGGCGATGGCGGACTGCACCTGGCACCGCTGACGCGCGACGTGATCCTGCCGTTCTACCGAGAATTGAAAACCCGGTGA
- the metR gene encoding transcriptional regulator MetR: MLEIRHLKTLHALREADSLVEAAERLHLTQSALSHQFKELEERLGMPLFVRKTKPLRFTSAGLRLLQLADATLPLLRGAERDIARLAGGTAGRLHMAIECHSCFQWLMPTIDQFRDAWPEVELDLASGFAFAPLPALARGDLDLVVTSDPLELPGITYVPLFTYEAMLAVANQHPLAHKAYIVPQDLLTETLITYPVERDRLDIFTRFLEPADVEPAQVRTSELTVMMMQLVASGRGVCGMPHWALHEYSSRGYVKAKRLGEKGLFATLYAGIRADMLDAPYMRDFLLTAKDTSFSTLDGVSAVR, encoded by the coding sequence GTGCTCGAGATCCGCCACCTCAAGACCCTGCACGCCCTGCGCGAAGCCGACAGCCTGGTGGAAGCCGCCGAACGCCTGCACCTGACGCAGTCGGCGCTGTCCCACCAGTTCAAAGAGCTGGAAGAACGCCTGGGCATGCCGCTGTTCGTGCGCAAGACCAAACCGTTGCGCTTCACCAGCGCCGGCCTGCGCCTGCTGCAACTGGCCGATGCCACCCTGCCGCTGCTGCGCGGCGCCGAACGTGACATCGCGCGCTTGGCCGGCGGCACCGCCGGGCGCTTGCACATGGCGATCGAGTGCCACAGTTGCTTCCAGTGGTTGATGCCGACCATCGATCAGTTCCGCGATGCGTGGCCGGAAGTCGAACTGGACCTGGCCTCGGGGTTCGCCTTCGCGCCGCTGCCGGCCCTGGCCCGTGGCGACCTGGACCTGGTGGTGACCTCCGACCCGCTTGAGCTGCCCGGCATCACCTATGTGCCGCTGTTCACCTATGAAGCCATGCTCGCGGTGGCCAATCAGCACCCGCTGGCTCACAAGGCCTACATCGTGCCGCAGGACCTGCTGACCGAAACCCTCATCACCTACCCGGTGGAGCGCGACCGCCTGGACATCTTCACCCGCTTCCTGGAGCCGGCGGATGTGGAACCCGCCCAGGTGCGCACCTCGGAACTGACGGTGATGATGATGCAATTGGTGGCCAGCGGCCGTGGCGTGTGCGGCATGCCCCATTGGGCATTGCATGAGTACAGTTCGCGCGGTTACGTGAAGGCCAAGCGCCTGGGCGAAAAGGGTCTGTTTGCGACCCTGTACGCCGGCATCCGCGCCGACATGCTGGATGCACCGTACATGCGCGACTTCCTGCTGACGGCCAAGGACACCTCGTTCTCCACCCTGGATGGGGTCAGCGCGGTGCGCTGA
- a CDS encoding alpha/beta fold hydrolase: MRVLFLLAALVFGLPSFAASRCDVNVPTQTVDLAQVSIAYQSIGRASDPALLLVMGLGGQLIHWPDEVVVALCQQGFRVIRYDNRDVGLSTWRQAPANANLTFEVLRYKLGLPVAAPYTLTDMADDAIGLMDALQVQQFHVLGASMGGMIAQHLAAMAPQRVESLTLIMTSSGAEGLPAPNAALVQLLSRRSAPNREVALEQQADLLAALGSPNVKDDRQSLLHQAALSYDRAFNPDGVKRQIMAILAEPSRVPLLNQLRVPTLVVHGTADPLLPVMHGVHLAAHIQGSQLKLIPGMAHRFQEAFKAPLLTAVLPYLQAHREDAAHWAQIDLGEPSKVL; encoded by the coding sequence ATGCGCGTGTTGTTTTTACTGGCCGCCTTAGTGTTCGGCCTGCCGTCTTTTGCGGCTTCTCGATGTGATGTCAATGTCCCGACCCAAACGGTCGACCTGGCTCAGGTAAGCATCGCCTACCAGAGCATCGGCCGTGCGTCCGACCCTGCCTTGCTGCTGGTGATGGGCCTGGGCGGGCAGTTGATCCACTGGCCCGACGAGGTGGTTGTTGCCTTGTGCCAGCAAGGTTTCCGGGTGATTCGCTATGACAATCGAGACGTCGGCCTGTCCACCTGGCGCCAGGCCCCGGCCAACGCCAACCTGACCTTTGAAGTGCTGCGCTACAAGCTCGGCCTCCCGGTGGCGGCGCCTTATACGCTGACCGACATGGCCGATGACGCCATCGGTTTGATGGACGCGTTGCAGGTCCAGCAATTCCACGTGCTGGGCGCGAGCATGGGCGGGATGATCGCCCAGCACCTGGCCGCCATGGCGCCGCAACGGGTCGAGAGCCTCACGCTGATCATGACCAGCTCCGGCGCCGAAGGCCTGCCCGCACCGAATGCCGCGCTGGTGCAACTGTTGTCGCGACGCAGCGCGCCGAATCGTGAAGTGGCGCTGGAGCAGCAGGCCGACTTGCTCGCCGCACTGGGCAGCCCGAACGTCAAGGATGATCGCCAGTCGCTGTTGCACCAGGCGGCGCTGTCCTACGACCGCGCCTTCAACCCGGACGGCGTGAAGCGCCAGATCATGGCGATCCTCGCCGAACCGAGCCGCGTGCCGTTGCTCAACCAACTGCGCGTGCCGACCCTGGTGGTGCACGGCACTGCCGACCCGTTGCTGCCGGTGATGCACGGCGTGCACCTGGCGGCGCATATCCAGGGCAGCCAGTTGAAGCTGATTCCCGGCATGGCCCATCGGTTCCAGGAGGCGTTCAAGGCGCCACTGTTGACGGCCGTGTTGCCGTACCTGCAAGCCCATCGCGAAGATGCGGCGCACTGGGCGCAGATTGACCTGGGCGAGCCTTCGAAGGTGTTGTGA
- a CDS encoding DsbA family oxidoreductase, whose translation MSTPLKIDFVSDVSCPWCIIGLRGLTEALDQLGADVQAEIHFQPFELNPNMSAEGQNIVEHITEKYGSTAEQSQANRERIRDMGAGLGFAFRTDGQSRIYNTFDAHRLLHWAGLEGLQYNLKEALFKAYFSDGQDPSDHATLAIIAESVGLDIQRAAEILASDEYAAEVREQEQLWISRGVTSVPTIVFNDQYAVSGGQPAEAFVGAIRQIISESKN comes from the coding sequence ATGAGTACTCCCCTGAAAATCGATTTCGTCAGCGATGTGTCCTGCCCCTGGTGCATCATCGGCCTGCGCGGCCTGACCGAAGCCCTCGACCAGCTTGGCGCCGACGTGCAAGCCGAGATCCACTTCCAACCGTTCGAACTGAATCCGAACATGTCCGCCGAAGGGCAGAACATCGTCGAGCACATCACCGAGAAATATGGCTCCACCGCCGAGCAATCCCAGGCCAACCGCGAACGCATCCGCGACATGGGCGCCGGGTTGGGCTTTGCGTTCCGCACCGACGGCCAGAGCCGCATCTACAACACCTTTGACGCGCACCGCCTGCTGCACTGGGCCGGTCTGGAAGGTTTGCAGTACAACCTCAAGGAAGCGCTGTTCAAGGCGTACTTCTCCGATGGGCAGGACCCGTCCGACCACGCGACCCTGGCGATCATTGCCGAGAGCGTCGGGCTGGATATCCAGCGTGCAGCCGAGATTCTGGCCAGCGACGAGTACGCCGCCGAAGTCCGTGAACAGGAACAGCTGTGGATCTCCCGTGGCGTGACCTCGGTGCCGACCATCGTGTTCAACGACCAGTACGCCGTCAGCGGTGGGCAGCCGGCGGAAGCTTTTGTAGGCGCCATCCGGCAGATCATCAGCGAATCCAAAAACTAA
- a CDS encoding arginase family protein encodes MNILDLDHSLTGQAPIARRLASGRAHRIDLLDLGPKLRLWSTEKTWKRFAERLAQRPRPKDARPEILFVGSGDYHHLTPAFLADLKEPISLIHFDNHPDWVRFAPKRHCGSWVNRALKMPAIKRIVTLGPCSDDLHNPQLRGGNLGALKRGQLQLFPWQHAPSKVWGRVGDGAGHQQQENHLHWRNLAELDWAAFLEQMIGSLPTEAIWITIDKDVLASEDAATNWDQGGMRLTHLLQALRALAARKRIIGIDVCGEFATPAFSNAFKRWEAKSDQPPPERWSAQDLQRNAATNEALIDLFEELFP; translated from the coding sequence TTGAACATTCTTGACCTCGACCACAGCCTCACCGGCCAGGCACCGATTGCCCGGCGCCTGGCCAGTGGCCGCGCCCACCGTATCGACCTGCTGGACCTGGGCCCCAAGCTGCGCCTGTGGTCCACCGAAAAAACCTGGAAGCGCTTCGCCGAACGTCTGGCCCAAAGGCCTCGGCCCAAAGACGCACGGCCGGAAATCCTGTTTGTCGGCTCCGGCGATTATCACCACCTCACGCCGGCATTCCTGGCTGATTTGAAAGAGCCCATCAGCCTGATCCACTTCGACAACCACCCCGACTGGGTGCGCTTTGCGCCCAAGCGCCACTGTGGTTCGTGGGTCAACCGCGCGCTGAAGATGCCGGCGATCAAACGCATCGTCACCCTCGGCCCGTGCAGCGACGACCTGCACAACCCACAACTGCGGGGCGGCAACCTCGGGGCGCTCAAGCGCGGGCAATTGCAGTTGTTTCCCTGGCAGCATGCCCCCTCCAAAGTCTGGGGGCGGGTAGGGGACGGTGCCGGCCACCAGCAGCAGGAAAACCACCTGCATTGGCGCAATCTGGCCGAGCTGGACTGGGCGGCATTCCTGGAGCAGATGATCGGTAGCCTGCCCACCGAGGCGATCTGGATCACCATCGACAAAGACGTGCTCGCCAGTGAAGACGCCGCCACTAACTGGGACCAGGGTGGCATGCGCCTGACCCACCTGCTGCAAGCCTTGCGCGCATTGGCGGCGCGCAAGCGCATCATCGGCATCGACGTGTGCGGCGAGTTCGCCACGCCGGCGTTCAGCAATGCCTTCAAGCGTTGGGAAGCCAAGTCCGACCAGCCGCCGCCCGAGCGCTGGAGTGCGCAAGACTTGCAGCGCAATGCCGCGACCAATGAAGCCCTGATCGATCTGTTTGAGGAGCTGTTCCCGTGA
- a CDS encoding DMT family transporter, which yields MTLTVVLLVAFSIVLDVIGQLCFKIGLDRLPELDGGFRLNAFWGQVFNAPLLWAGIGAYAIEFFVWLEALSRAPLSLLFPAAALAYCGVVLAGKVVLGETVSRRRWLGTLVITLGVMLVAIAGSQA from the coding sequence GTGACCTTGACCGTGGTGTTGCTGGTGGCGTTTTCCATCGTGCTCGATGTGATTGGCCAGCTGTGTTTCAAGATCGGCCTGGACCGTTTGCCTGAACTGGACGGTGGTTTTCGCCTGAATGCGTTCTGGGGCCAGGTGTTCAATGCGCCGTTGCTATGGGCGGGGATCGGCGCCTATGCCATCGAATTTTTCGTGTGGCTCGAAGCCCTCTCGCGCGCGCCGCTGAGCCTGCTGTTTCCGGCGGCCGCGCTGGCGTATTGCGGCGTGGTGCTGGCGGGCAAGGTGGTGCTGGGCGAAACCGTCAGCCGGCGCCGTTGGCTCGGTACGCTGGTGATTACCTTGGGTGTGATGTTGGTGGCGATTGCAGGGAGTCAGGCATGA
- a CDS encoding DMT family transporter: MSTQTMNTGWLHGRLGTVVLWALLICTESAGQLFTKVAGDQLGQMDFNWQWLGEVVRNPGILAAIASYIGAFFVWMLILRRSSLSLAFPLSSLVFVVVLLGSWLGLGEHISPLHWVGVAVIIGGIALLAEGEEN, translated from the coding sequence ATGAGTACGCAAACGATGAATACCGGATGGTTGCATGGGCGTTTGGGCACGGTGGTGCTGTGGGCCTTGCTGATCTGCACGGAAAGCGCCGGCCAGTTGTTTACCAAAGTCGCTGGCGACCAGTTGGGGCAGATGGATTTCAACTGGCAGTGGCTGGGTGAGGTGGTGCGCAACCCTGGGATCCTGGCGGCGATTGCCAGCTACATCGGCGCGTTTTTCGTGTGGATGCTGATCCTGCGGCGCAGCAGCCTGTCCCTGGCGTTTCCGCTGAGTTCACTGGTGTTCGTGGTGGTGTTGCTGGGTTCGTGGCTGGGGCTGGGGGAACATATCAGCCCGCTGCACTGGGTGGGGGTGGCGGTGATTATCGGTGGTATAGCCCTCCTGGCGGAAGGCGAAGAAAACTGA
- a CDS encoding fatty acid desaturase family protein → MARPAYRLLHHSLWDLVPIVLGLAHFAFVVWLVAAFHSLSWWALVPLALLYAVSLSWSINSISHNQIHNAYFTHRAMNRAFDLLLSVTIGFSQTLYRDIHNRHHRGNADLPGPDGKTIDPLSIYQRGRDGQPENPWAYTFLSFFRDDPKPFYDEMKRKRPADARWVKVEIGVTVAFYIALAFYNWQAVLWLLPFWYLGQCLSSLNGYYEHFGGNPDLPIAWGVSSYSVLYNLIWMNNGYHAEHHYRPKMHWTKVKAFHREIAEQQREAGVKQLPVSHGLGFLVAHRNN, encoded by the coding sequence ATGGCTCGCCCCGCTTACCGCCTGCTGCACCACTCGCTCTGGGACCTGGTGCCCATCGTCCTGGGCCTGGCACATTTCGCGTTTGTCGTCTGGCTGGTTGCCGCGTTCCATAGCCTGAGCTGGTGGGCCCTGGTGCCGCTGGCGCTGCTCTACGCGGTGAGCCTGTCGTGGAGCATCAACAGCATCTCCCACAACCAGATCCACAACGCCTACTTCACCCATCGCGCCATGAACCGGGCCTTCGACCTGCTGCTGTCGGTGACCATCGGTTTCTCCCAGACGCTCTACCGCGACATCCACAACCGCCACCACCGTGGCAACGCCGACCTGCCGGGGCCGGATGGCAAGACCATCGACCCGCTGTCGATCTACCAGCGTGGTCGCGATGGCCAACCGGAAAACCCGTGGGCCTATACCTTCCTGAGTTTTTTCCGCGACGACCCCAAGCCCTTCTATGACGAGATGAAGCGCAAACGCCCGGCCGATGCGCGCTGGGTGAAAGTCGAGATCGGTGTGACCGTGGCGTTCTACATCGCGCTGGCGTTCTACAACTGGCAGGCGGTGCTGTGGCTGTTGCCGTTCTGGTACCTGGGCCAGTGCCTGTCATCGCTCAATGGCTACTACGAGCATTTCGGCGGCAACCCGGACCTGCCGATCGCCTGGGGCGTGAGTTCCTACAGTGTGTTGTACAACCTGATCTGGATGAACAACGGCTACCACGCCGAGCACCACTACCGGCCGAAGATGCACTGGACCAAAGTGAAGGCGTTTCATCGGGAGATTGCCGAGCAGCAGCGTGAGGCGGGGGTCAAGCAGCTTCCGGTGTCACACGGGTTGGGCTTTCTGGTAGCGCACCGCAACAACTAG
- a CDS encoding MipA/OmpV family protein — MYRITCAAFAGLLGLWSFSNAALAEGITGEVGAGLSYQPHDPTASRYETRPVPYLDLDWGSVSLSTDDGLTWSALNTHGFTAGPYINYLSGRTSNGDLQGLRNVSDMAEVGGFVQYAPADFWRVYAQLGQAVGGGHSQSGALGKLGGELGYPLGGGIIGSSGLVAHFADARQTNTFFGVDDNEAAATGFRPYNASGGFQNVTLTQSFEFPLAAKWSLLTSASWVHLVGSAADSSIVRQTGDVNQGQVQTAISYKFD, encoded by the coding sequence ATGTACAGGATCACATGCGCTGCATTCGCCGGTTTGCTTGGCCTGTGGAGCTTTTCAAATGCTGCCCTGGCCGAAGGCATCACCGGTGAAGTGGGCGCAGGCCTCAGTTATCAGCCCCATGACCCCACCGCCAGCCGCTACGAAACCCGCCCCGTGCCCTACCTGGACCTGGACTGGGGCAGCGTCAGCCTGAGCACCGATGACGGTTTGACCTGGAGTGCGCTCAACACCCACGGCTTTACCGCCGGCCCCTATATCAATTACCTGTCGGGGCGCACGTCCAATGGCGATCTGCAGGGCCTGCGCAATGTGTCGGACATGGCCGAGGTAGGTGGCTTCGTCCAGTACGCCCCAGCTGATTTCTGGCGGGTCTACGCGCAATTGGGGCAAGCCGTGGGCGGTGGGCATTCGCAGAGTGGCGCCCTCGGCAAACTGGGCGGCGAACTGGGCTACCCGCTGGGTGGCGGGATCATCGGCAGCAGCGGGCTGGTGGCGCATTTTGCCGATGCACGCCAGACCAACACGTTTTTTGGCGTGGATGACAACGAGGCCGCCGCCACTGGCTTTCGTCCCTACAACGCCAGCGGCGGTTTCCAGAACGTGACGCTGACGCAGAGCTTCGAGTTTCCCCTGGCTGCCAAATGGTCGTTGTTGACCAGCGCGAGCTGGGTGCATCTGGTGGGTTCGGCAGCGGACAGCAGCATCGTCCGGCAGACCGGCGACGTGAACCAGGGCCAGGTGCAAACAGCGATCAGCTACAAGTTCGATTAG